One Spirochaetaceae bacterium DNA segment encodes these proteins:
- the metG gene encoding methionine--tRNA ligase subunit beta, which translates to MGRRRRDEVTCADMSDETASGAASGGDTISIDEFARVQLRVAEVTAAERVPKTDKLLCLTLRLGDSERTVVSGIAEYFDAQELVGRKLIVVANLKPAKLRGIVSEGMILAAEDDSGRLALAEVPGDFPSGSTVR; encoded by the coding sequence ATAGGCAGGCGCCGTCGCGATGAGGTAACCTGCGCCGACATGTCCGACGAAACCGCATCCGGCGCCGCCAGCGGCGGCGATACCATCAGCATCGACGAATTCGCACGCGTGCAGTTGCGCGTGGCCGAGGTCACCGCCGCCGAACGAGTACCCAAGACCGACAAGCTGCTGTGTCTGACCCTGCGCCTCGGCGACAGCGAGCGCACCGTCGTGTCCGGCATCGCCGAGTATTTCGACGCGCAGGAACTGGTCGGCCGGAAGCTGATCGTGGTGGCCAACCTGAAGCCGGCCAAGCTGCGCGGCATCGTGTCCGAAGGAATGATCCTGGCCGCGGAGGACGACTCCGGCCGGCTTGCCCTGGCCGAGGTGCCGGGCGACTTCCCGTCGGGCAGCACGGTCCGCTAG